A region from the Pseudomonas sp. KU26590 genome encodes:
- a CDS encoding aspartate aminotransferase family protein, whose translation MSVEQVPVQRADFDQVMVPNYAPAAFIPVRGQGSRVWDQSGRELVDFSGGIAVNVLGHAHPALVGALTEQANKLWHVSNVFTNEPALRLAKKLVDATFADRVFFCNSGAEANEAAFKLARRVSHDLYGPDKYEIVAALNSFHGRTLFTVSVGGQPKYSDGFGPKITGITHVPFNDLDALKAAVSDKTCAVVLEPIQGEGGVLPAELEYLQGARKLCDDHNALLVFDEVQSGMGRSGHLFAYMHYGVTPDILSSAKSIGGGFPMAAMLTTEKLAKHLAVGVHGTTYGGNPLACAVGEAVIDVVNTPEVLAGVKAKHERFKARLEKIGQQYGVFSQVRGMGLLIGCVLTDAWKGKAKDFFNAAEQEGVMVLQAGPDVVRFAPSLVVEDADIEEGLNRFERAVAKLTGA comes from the coding sequence ATGTCCGTTGAGCAAGTACCGGTGCAACGTGCCGATTTCGACCAGGTGATGGTCCCCAACTATGCCCCGGCAGCGTTCATTCCCGTGCGCGGTCAGGGTTCCCGCGTCTGGGATCAGTCGGGTCGTGAGCTGGTTGATTTCTCCGGCGGCATCGCGGTCAACGTGCTGGGCCACGCGCACCCGGCGCTGGTTGGCGCGCTGACCGAACAGGCCAACAAGCTGTGGCACGTCTCCAACGTCTTCACCAACGAGCCGGCGCTGCGCTTGGCCAAGAAGCTGGTCGACGCCACCTTCGCTGACCGCGTGTTCTTCTGTAACTCCGGCGCTGAAGCGAACGAAGCTGCGTTCAAGCTGGCTCGCCGCGTGTCCCACGATCTGTACGGCCCGGACAAGTACGAAATCGTCGCTGCCCTGAACAGCTTCCACGGTCGCACCCTGTTCACCGTGAGCGTCGGCGGTCAGCCGAAATACTCCGACGGCTTCGGCCCGAAAATCACCGGTATCACCCACGTCCCCTTCAATGACCTCGACGCGCTGAAAGCCGCCGTCTCGGACAAGACCTGCGCGGTGGTGCTGGAGCCGATCCAGGGCGAGGGCGGCGTACTGCCTGCCGAACTCGAATACCTGCAAGGTGCGCGCAAATTGTGCGACGACCACAACGCGCTGCTGGTCTTCGACGAAGTGCAAAGCGGCATGGGCCGCAGCGGTCACCTGTTTGCGTACATGCATTACGGCGTGACGCCGGACATTCTCTCCAGCGCGAAAAGCATCGGCGGCGGCTTCCCGATGGCGGCCATGCTGACCACTGAAAAACTCGCCAAGCACCTGGCCGTTGGCGTTCACGGCACCACCTACGGCGGCAACCCGCTGGCGTGCGCGGTGGGCGAGGCGGTCATTGATGTGGTCAACACGCCAGAAGTGCTGGCCGGCGTGAAGGCCAAACATGAACGGTTCAAGGCCCGTCTGGAGAAGATCGGTCAGCAATACGGCGTGTTCAGCCAGGTGCGCGGCATGGGCCTGTTGATCGGCTGCGTATTGACCGACGCCTGGAAAGGCAAGGCCAAAGACTTCTTCAACGCCGCCGAACAGGAAGGCGTGATGGTGCTTCAGGCCGGTCCCGACGTGGTGCGTTTCGCGCCGAGTCTGGTGGTTGAAGACGCCGACATCGAAGAAGGCCTGAACCGCTTCGAACGGGCGGTTGCCAAGCTGACCGGGGCTTGA
- a CDS encoding succinylglutamate desuccinylase/aspartoacylase family protein, producing MQRIDHHLPWGNLGTQRTLSVFRFGQGERKAYIQASLHADELPGMRTAWELKKRLTELEEQGQLKGVIELVPVANPIGLGQLLQGNHQGRFEYGSGKNFNRDFTELSEPVAQALAGKLGDDPHANIKLIRQAMANVLEQLPPAGSELAGMQRVLLSHACNADVVLDLHCDTDASLHMYALPQHWPQWRSLSAHLGVTVALLAEDSGGSSFDEACSLPWLRLSKQFPDAQIPLACLATTLELGGQTNTGKAEAEAYAEGILAFLAEQGLISGEWPQPGHEACEGMPFEGTEMIYAPHPGVLTFLRPAGAWVEPGEPLFEVIDPLTDRATTVCAGTAGVLFAIEKLRYAQPGFWMAKVAGRTPLRSGRLLSD from the coding sequence ATGCAGCGCATCGATCACCATCTGCCGTGGGGCAACCTCGGCACCCAGCGCACCTTGAGTGTGTTCCGTTTTGGTCAGGGCGAGCGCAAGGCCTACATCCAGGCCAGCCTGCACGCCGATGAGCTGCCGGGCATGCGCACCGCCTGGGAATTGAAGAAACGCCTCACCGAGCTGGAAGAACAGGGCCAGCTCAAGGGCGTCATCGAGCTGGTGCCGGTCGCTAACCCGATCGGTCTGGGCCAGTTGCTGCAGGGCAACCATCAGGGCCGTTTCGAGTACGGCAGCGGCAAGAATTTCAATCGTGACTTCACCGAGTTGAGCGAGCCAGTCGCCCAGGCGCTGGCGGGCAAGCTCGGTGACGACCCTCACGCCAACATCAAACTGATTCGTCAGGCCATGGCCAATGTGCTCGAGCAATTGCCGCCTGCCGGCAGCGAGCTGGCCGGGATGCAGCGCGTCTTGCTCAGTCACGCCTGCAACGCCGATGTCGTGCTGGACCTGCATTGCGACACCGACGCCTCGCTGCACATGTACGCCTTGCCGCAGCACTGGCCGCAATGGCGTTCGTTGTCGGCCCATCTGGGGGTGACGGTTGCGCTGCTGGCCGAAGATTCCGGCGGCAGCTCGTTCGACGAAGCCTGTTCGCTGCCGTGGCTGCGTTTGTCCAAGCAGTTCCCGGACGCGCAGATCCCGCTGGCCTGCCTGGCGACCACCCTGGAGCTGGGCGGTCAGACCAACACCGGCAAGGCCGAAGCCGAGGCCTACGCTGAAGGCATTCTGGCGTTTCTGGCCGAGCAGGGGCTGATCAGCGGCGAGTGGCCGCAACCCGGGCACGAAGCCTGCGAAGGCATGCCGTTCGAAGGCACCGAAATGATTTATGCGCCCCATCCCGGCGTGCTGACGTTTTTACGTCCGGCGGGAGCGTGGGTCGAGCCCGGCGAACCGCTGTTCGAAGTCATCGACCCGTTGACCGATCGCGCCACCACCGTCTGTGCCGGTACCGCCGGCGTGCTGTTTGCCATCGAAAAACTGCGTTACGCCCAGCCGGGTTTCTGGATGGCCAAAGTGGCCGGCCGCACACCGTTGCGCAGCGGCCGCCTGCTCAGTGACTGA
- the aruF gene encoding arginine/ornithine succinyltransferase subunit alpha, translating into MLVMRPAQMADLSEVQRLAADSPIGVTSLPDDAGRLGDKIAASEASFSAEVSFNGEETYFFVLEDTEAGRLVGCSGIVASAGYSEPFYSFRNETFVHASRELKIHNKIHVLSQCHDLTGNSLLTSFYVLPELVGTLWSELNSRGRLLFVASHPERFADSVVTEIVGYSDDQGDSPFWDAIGRNFFDINYAEAERLCGLKSRTFLAELMPHYPIYVPLLPDEAQEAMGQVHPRAQITFDILMREGFETDHYIDIFDGGPTLHARVSGIRSIAQSRVVPVKVDTVSTGDAVKGGRPYLVSNGQLQDYRAVMLELDWVPGKPVALSLAAAEALGVGEGASVRIVAV; encoded by the coding sequence ATGCTGGTGATGCGCCCCGCGCAAATGGCGGATCTGAGCGAGGTTCAACGACTCGCGGCAGACAGCCCGATTGGTGTCACGTCCCTGCCGGATGACGCTGGACGTCTGGGTGACAAGATTGCCGCGTCCGAAGCCTCGTTCTCGGCGGAAGTCAGTTTCAACGGCGAAGAGACCTACTTCTTTGTCCTCGAAGACACAGAAGCAGGTCGTTTGGTGGGCTGTTCCGGGATCGTCGCCTCGGCGGGCTATTCCGAGCCGTTCTACAGCTTTCGCAACGAAACCTTCGTCCACGCCTCCCGCGAACTGAAGATCCACAACAAGATCCACGTGCTCTCGCAGTGCCACGACCTCACCGGCAACAGCCTGCTGACCAGCTTCTATGTGCTGCCTGAACTGGTTGGCACGCTGTGGTCGGAGCTCAACTCGCGCGGCCGTCTGTTGTTCGTCGCCAGCCACCCGGAACGCTTCGCCGATTCGGTGGTGACCGAGATCGTCGGCTACAGCGACGACCAGGGCGACTCACCCTTCTGGGACGCCATCGGCCGCAACTTCTTCGACATCAACTACGCCGAAGCCGAGCGCCTGTGCGGGCTGAAAAGCCGGACCTTCCTTGCCGAGCTGATGCCCCATTACCCGATCTACGTGCCGCTGCTGCCCGATGAAGCGCAGGAGGCCATGGGCCAGGTCCATCCGCGCGCGCAGATCACCTTCGACATCCTGATGCGCGAAGGCTTCGAGACCGATCATTACATCGACATCTTCGACGGTGGGCCGACCCTGCACGCGCGGGTGTCCGGCATTCGCTCGATCGCCCAGAGCCGCGTCGTGCCGGTCAAGGTCGACACGGTCAGCACCGGTGATGCGGTCAAAGGCGGGCGGCCTTATCTGGTTTCCAATGGCCAGTTGCAGGATTACCGCGCGGTGATGCTGGAACTGGACTGGGTGCCTGGCAAACCGGTGGCCCTGAGCTTGGCCGCGGCCGAAGCACTGGGCGTCGGCGAAGGCGCCAGCGTGCGCATCGTCGCGGTCTGA
- a CDS encoding ABC transporter ATP-binding protein — MNKLEVQDLHKCYGSHEVLKGVSLTAKAGDVISIIGSSGSGKSTFLRCINLLEQPKSGRILLNNEELKLVSNKNGGLKAADPKQLQRMRSRLSMVFQHFNLWSHMTAMENIIEAPVHVLGVPKKEALEKAEHYLNKVGVYHRKDAYPGHMSGGEQQRVAIARALAVEPEVMLFDEPTSALDPELVGDVLKVMQALAQEGRTMVVVTHEMGFAREVSNQLIFLHKGLVEESGNPREVLVNPKSERLQQFLSGSLK; from the coding sequence ATGAACAAACTGGAAGTCCAGGACCTGCACAAGTGCTATGGCAGTCACGAAGTGCTCAAAGGCGTTTCGCTGACCGCCAAGGCCGGCGATGTCATCAGCATCATCGGCTCCAGCGGCTCGGGCAAGAGTACGTTTCTGCGCTGCATCAATTTGCTGGAGCAGCCGAAATCCGGGCGCATCCTGCTCAACAACGAAGAGCTCAAGCTGGTCTCCAACAAGAACGGCGGCTTGAAGGCGGCTGACCCGAAACAGCTGCAGCGCATGCGTTCGCGCCTGTCGATGGTGTTTCAGCACTTCAACCTGTGGTCGCACATGACCGCGATGGAAAACATCATCGAGGCGCCGGTGCACGTCCTGGGCGTGCCGAAGAAAGAAGCGCTGGAAAAGGCGGAACATTATCTGAACAAGGTGGGCGTGTATCACCGCAAGGACGCCTATCCAGGGCATATGTCCGGCGGCGAACAGCAGCGCGTGGCGATTGCCCGGGCGCTGGCGGTGGAGCCGGAAGTCATGCTGTTTGACGAACCGACTTCGGCGCTGGACCCCGAGCTGGTCGGCGACGTGCTGAAAGTCATGCAGGCGCTGGCCCAGGAAGGCCGGACCATGGTGGTGGTCACCCACGAAATGGGCTTCGCCCGTGAAGTGTCGAATCAGCTGATCTTCCTGCACAAGGGGCTGGTCGAAGAAAGCGGCAATCCCCGTGAAGTGCTGGTCAATCCGAAATCCGAGCGTTTGCAGCAGTTCCTGTCCGGCAGTTTGAAGTAA
- the argR gene encoding transcriptional regulator ArgR, with protein MTAHRIGFLIWPGTKALTLALAEEALRVAQRVHPDVVYELSFLQAEPPVDAAGWQLPGEPWVGRLEGFQKLFLLADEPPAPMSSALGGALKQLVRAGCVIGGLSAGVYPLAQLGLLDGYRAAVHWRWQDDFAERFPKVIATSHLFDWDRDRLTACGGMSVLDLLLAVLARDHGAELAGAVSEELVVERIREGGERQRIPLQNRLGSSHPKLTQAVLLMEANIEEPLTTDEIAQHVCVSRRQLERIFKQYLNRVPSQYYLELRLNKARQMLMQTSKSIIQIGLSCGFSSGPHFSSAYRNFFGATPREDRNQRRSSSPFELSSVPAERG; from the coding sequence ATGACTGCCCATCGAATCGGATTTCTCATCTGGCCCGGCACCAAAGCCTTGACCCTGGCGCTGGCGGAGGAAGCCCTGCGTGTTGCTCAGCGCGTTCACCCCGACGTGGTTTACGAACTGTCGTTTCTGCAGGCCGAACCGCCCGTTGACGCTGCCGGTTGGCAGCTGCCGGGCGAGCCGTGGGTCGGTCGTCTGGAAGGGTTTCAGAAGCTGTTTCTGCTGGCCGACGAGCCGCCGGCGCCGATGTCTTCGGCCCTCGGTGGCGCGCTCAAGCAATTGGTCCGCGCCGGTTGCGTGATCGGTGGGTTGTCGGCGGGTGTGTATCCGCTGGCGCAGCTGGGTCTGCTAGACGGCTACCGTGCCGCGGTGCACTGGCGCTGGCAGGATGATTTTGCCGAGCGCTTCCCCAAAGTCATCGCCACCAGCCATTTGTTCGATTGGGATCGCGATCGCCTGACGGCGTGCGGCGGGATGTCGGTGCTGGATCTGTTGCTGGCGGTGCTGGCCCGTGATCATGGCGCCGAGCTGGCCGGCGCGGTGTCGGAAGAACTGGTGGTGGAGCGCATTCGTGAAGGCGGCGAACGCCAGCGGATTCCGCTGCAGAACCGTTTGGGTTCCAGTCACCCGAAGCTGACCCAAGCGGTGCTGTTGATGGAAGCCAACATCGAAGAGCCGCTGACCACCGACGAAATCGCCCAGCACGTGTGCGTGTCGCGACGTCAGCTGGAGCGCATCTTCAAGCAGTACCTCAATCGCGTGCCGAGCCAGTATTACCTCGAACTGCGCTTGAACAAGGCCCGGCAGATGCTGATGCAGACGAGCAAGTCGATTATTCAGATCGGCCTGTCCTGCGGGTTCTCTTCGGGACCGCACTTCTCCAGCGCCTACCGCAACTTCTTCGGCGCCACCCCTCGCGAAGACCGCAACCAGCGCCGCAGCAGCAGCCCGTTCGAATTGTCCTCGGTGCCCGCCGAGCGCGGGTGA
- a CDS encoding ABC transporter permease, translated as MIFDYNVVWESLPLYFGGLLITLKLLAVSLFFGLLAALPLGLMRVSKIAWVNLLAWSYTYVIRGTPMLVQLFLIYYGLAQFEAVRESILWPWLSSATFCACLAFAINTSAYTAEIIAGSLKSTPPGEIEAARAIGMSKAKMYRRILLPSALRRALPQYSNEVIMMLQTTSLASIVTLIDITGAARSVNAQFYLPFEAYITAGVFYLCLTFILVKLFKLAERRWLSYLAPRKH; from the coding sequence ATGATTTTCGATTACAACGTCGTCTGGGAAAGCCTGCCGCTGTATTTCGGCGGCCTGTTGATCACCCTCAAACTGCTCGCGGTGTCGCTGTTTTTCGGCTTGCTCGCCGCACTGCCTCTGGGTCTGATGCGTGTGTCGAAAATCGCCTGGGTCAATCTGCTGGCGTGGAGCTACACCTACGTCATTCGCGGCACGCCGATGCTGGTGCAGCTGTTCCTCATCTACTACGGGCTGGCGCAATTCGAAGCGGTGCGTGAAAGCATTCTGTGGCCGTGGCTGTCGAGCGCGACCTTCTGCGCATGCCTGGCCTTCGCCATCAACACCAGCGCCTACACCGCTGAAATCATCGCCGGCAGCCTGAAATCCACGCCGCCGGGCGAGATCGAAGCGGCGCGGGCCATTGGCATGTCGAAAGCCAAGATGTACCGCCGGATTCTGCTGCCATCGGCCTTGCGCCGGGCGCTGCCGCAGTACAGCAACGAAGTGATCATGATGCTGCAGACCACCAGTCTGGCGTCGATTGTCACGCTGATCGACATCACGGGGGCGGCACGTTCCGTCAACGCCCAGTTCTACCTGCCGTTCGAGGCCTACATCACCGCAGGCGTTTTCTACCTGTGCCTGACGTTCATTCTGGTGAAACTGTTCAAGCTGGCAGAGCGCCGCTGGCTCAGTTACCTGGCACCGAGGAAGCACTGA
- a CDS encoding DUF2790 domain-containing protein, translating to MKAALVVMALCGFSAMAMAEESGAKVAAQQQRVEEYTYSTKLDIAKVISVDEVPNVCQVVPQHMTYDDSKGKRHVLEYQVMGNGCSNG from the coding sequence ATGAAAGCTGCACTGGTTGTAATGGCTCTTTGTGGTTTCAGCGCCATGGCAATGGCAGAAGAATCCGGCGCGAAAGTGGCCGCCCAGCAACAACGTGTCGAGGAATACACCTACTCCACCAAGCTGGATATCGCGAAAGTCATTTCGGTGGATGAAGTGCCGAACGTCTGCCAGGTCGTCCCGCAGCACATGACCTACGACGACTCGAAGGGCAAACGCCACGTGCTTGAGTATCAGGTAATGGGTAACGGTTGCAGCAATGGTTGA
- a CDS encoding ABC transporter substrate-binding protein: MKKLMLLGALALSVLAQPVFADEKPMKIGIEAAYPPFASKAPDGSIVGFDYDIGNALCEEMKVKCVWVEQEFDGLIPALKVRKIDAILSSMSITEDRKKSVDFTNKYYNTPARLVMKQGTVVSDALTELKGKNIGVQRGSIHERFAREVLAPLGAEIKPYSSQNEVYLDIGAGRLDGTVADATLLQDGFLNTESGKGYGFVGPAFTDATYFGDGIGIAVRKGDKADLDKLNAAIAAIRANGKYKAIQDKYFDFDIYGK; encoded by the coding sequence ATGAAAAAGCTCATGCTGCTGGGTGCGCTGGCACTGTCCGTATTGGCACAGCCCGTGTTCGCCGATGAAAAGCCCATGAAGATCGGCATCGAAGCGGCATACCCTCCGTTTGCCTCCAAGGCGCCGGACGGCAGCATCGTCGGCTTCGACTACGACATCGGCAACGCCCTGTGCGAAGAGATGAAGGTCAAGTGCGTGTGGGTCGAGCAGGAATTCGACGGCCTGATCCCGGCGCTGAAAGTGCGCAAGATCGACGCCATCCTGTCCTCGATGTCCATCACCGAAGACCGCAAGAAGTCGGTCGACTTCACCAACAAGTACTACAACACCCCGGCCCGTCTGGTCATGAAGCAGGGCACCGTCGTCAGCGACGCGCTGACCGAGCTCAAGGGCAAGAACATCGGCGTGCAGCGTGGCTCGATCCACGAGCGTTTCGCCCGCGAAGTCCTGGCCCCGCTGGGTGCTGAAATCAAGCCGTACAGCTCGCAAAACGAAGTCTATCTGGACATCGGCGCCGGTCGTCTCGATGGCACCGTGGCCGACGCCACCCTGCTGCAGGACGGCTTCCTGAACACTGAATCGGGCAAAGGCTACGGGTTCGTCGGCCCGGCCTTCACCGACGCCACCTACTTCGGCGACGGCATCGGCATTGCCGTGCGCAAAGGCGACAAGGCTGATCTGGACAAGCTCAACGCAGCCATCGCGGCCATTCGTGCCAACGGCAAATACAAAGCCATTCAGGACAAGTACTTCGACTTCGACATCTACGGCAAGTAA
- the acs gene encoding acetate--CoA ligase gives MSAASLYPVRPEVAANTLTDEATYKAMYQQSVVNPDGFWREQAQRLDWIKPFTTVKQTSFDDHRVDIKWFADGTLNVSYNCLDRHLAERGDSIAIIWEGDDPSESRNITYRELHEEVCKFANALRGQDVHRGDVVTIYMPMIPEAVVAMLACARIGAIHSVVFGGFSPEALAGRIIDCKSKVVITADEGLRGGKKTPMKANVDRALTNPETASVQKVIVARRTGGEIEWNRHRDIWYHSLLDVASSTCAPKEMGAEESLFILYTSGSTGKPKGVLHTTAGYLLYAALTHERVFDYRPGEVYWCTADVGWVTGHSYIVYGPLANGATTLLFEGVPNYPDITRVSKIVDKHKVNILYTAPTAIRAMMAEGTKAVEGADGSSLRLLGSVGEPINPEAWNWYYNTVGNKNCPIVDTWWQTETGGILISPLPGAIALKPGSATRPFFGVIPALVDNLGNLIEGAAEGNLVILDSWPGQSRSLYGDHDRFVDTYFKTFRGMYFTGDGARRDEDGYYWITGRVDDVLNVSGHRMGTAEIESAMVAHPKVAEAAVVGVPHDLKGQGIYVYVTLNGGEVPDEALRIELRNWVRKEIGPIASPDVIQWAPGLPKTRSGKIMRRILRKIATGEYDALGDISTLADPSVVAHLVETHKTMTAA, from the coding sequence ATGAGTGCGGCTTCCCTGTACCCCGTCCGCCCTGAAGTGGCAGCCAATACGCTGACTGACGAGGCGACCTACAAGGCGATGTACCAGCAGTCGGTGGTCAATCCCGATGGCTTCTGGCGCGAACAAGCCCAGCGCCTTGACTGGATCAAGCCATTCACCACCGTCAAACAGACCTCCTTCGACGACCACCGCGTCGACATCAAGTGGTTCGCCGACGGCACCTTGAACGTTTCCTACAACTGCCTCGACCGCCATCTGGCCGAGCGTGGCGATTCCATCGCGATCATCTGGGAAGGGGATGATCCTTCCGAGAGCCGCAACATTACCTACCGCGAACTGCACGAAGAAGTCTGCAAGTTCGCCAACGCGCTGCGCGGGCAGGATGTCCACCGCGGCGACGTCGTGACTATCTATATGCCGATGATCCCCGAAGCCGTTGTGGCCATGCTGGCCTGCGCGCGCATCGGTGCGATTCACTCGGTGGTCTTCGGTGGCTTCTCGCCTGAAGCACTGGCTGGTCGCATCATCGACTGCAAATCGAAAGTGGTGATCACCGCTGACGAAGGACTGCGCGGCGGCAAGAAAACGCCGATGAAGGCCAACGTCGACCGTGCGCTGACCAACCCTGAAACCGCCAGCGTGCAAAAAGTGATCGTGGCCAGACGCACCGGCGGCGAGATCGAGTGGAACCGCCATCGCGACATCTGGTACCACTCGCTGCTGGACGTGGCCTCGAGCACCTGCGCGCCGAAAGAAATGGGCGCCGAAGAATCGCTGTTCATCCTTTACACCTCTGGCTCCACCGGCAAGCCCAAGGGCGTGTTGCACACCACAGCGGGTTATCTGCTGTACGCCGCGCTGACCCACGAGCGCGTGTTCGACTACCGTCCGGGTGAAGTGTACTGGTGCACCGCCGACGTCGGTTGGGTCACCGGCCACAGCTACATCGTCTACGGTCCGTTGGCCAATGGCGCCACCACGCTGTTGTTCGAAGGTGTGCCGAACTACCCGGACATCACTCGCGTGTCGAAAATCGTCGACAAGCACAAGGTCAACATCCTCTACACCGCACCGACTGCGATCCGCGCCATGATGGCCGAGGGCACCAAGGCCGTAGAAGGCGCTGACGGTTCGAGCCTGCGCCTGTTGGGTTCGGTCGGCGAGCCGATCAACCCGGAAGCCTGGAACTGGTACTACAACACCGTCGGCAACAAGAATTGCCCGATTGTGGATACCTGGTGGCAGACCGAGACCGGCGGCATCCTGATCAGCCCGCTGCCCGGCGCTATTGCGTTGAAGCCGGGTTCGGCAACGCGTCCGTTCTTTGGCGTGATCCCGGCGCTTGTGGATAACCTGGGCAACCTCATCGAAGGCGCAGCGGAAGGCAATCTGGTGATTCTCGACTCTTGGCCGGGTCAGTCGCGCAGCCTGTACGGCGACCACGACCGTTTCGTCGACACTTACTTCAAGACCTTTCGCGGCATGTATTTCACCGGTGACGGCGCCCGTCGCGACGAGGACGGTTACTACTGGATCACCGGCCGCGTCGACGACGTGCTCAACGTGTCCGGCCACCGCATGGGCACCGCCGAGATCGAGAGCGCGATGGTGGCTCACCCGAAAGTCGCCGAAGCGGCCGTCGTGGGTGTGCCTCACGATCTGAAAGGGCAGGGCATCTACGTCTACGTCACGCTCAATGGCGGTGAAGTGCCGGACGAAGCGTTGCGCATCGAATTGCGCAACTGGGTGCGCAAGGAGATCGGTCCGATCGCTTCGCCGGATGTGATTCAGTGGGCGCCGGGTCTGCCGAAGACCCGCTCCGGCAAGATCATGCGACGCATCCTGCGCAAGATCGCCACGGGGGAGTACGACGCGCTGGGCGATATCTCGACGCTGGCTGACCCAAGTGTGGTGGCGCATCTGGTGGAAACCCACAAGACCATGACTGCGGCCTGA
- a CDS encoding ABC transporter permease yields MLKGYGAVILDGAWLTLQLALCSMALAIVLGLIGVALRLSPVRWLAWLGDLYSTVIRGIPDLVLILLIFYGGQDLLNRIAPLLGHDDYIDLNPLVAGIGTLGFIFGAYLSETFRGAFMAIPKGQAEAGMAYGMSSGRVFFRILVPQMIRLAIPGFTNNWLVLTKATALISVVGLQDMMFKAKQAADATREPFTFFLAVAAMYLVITSVSLLVLRYIEKRYSAGVRVADL; encoded by the coding sequence ATGTTGAAAGGTTACGGAGCCGTCATTCTCGACGGTGCATGGCTGACCTTGCAGCTCGCTCTGTGCTCCATGGCGCTGGCGATCGTGCTCGGCCTGATCGGCGTGGCATTGCGGCTGTCGCCGGTGCGCTGGCTGGCATGGCTGGGCGATCTGTATTCCACCGTGATCCGCGGCATTCCCGATCTGGTGCTGATCCTGCTGATTTTCTACGGCGGTCAGGACCTGCTCAACCGCATCGCGCCGCTGCTCGGTCATGACGACTACATCGACCTGAACCCGCTGGTGGCCGGTATCGGCACCCTGGGTTTCATCTTTGGCGCGTACCTGTCGGAGACTTTCCGCGGCGCGTTCATGGCAATCCCCAAAGGGCAGGCCGAAGCGGGCATGGCCTACGGCATGAGCAGTGGCCGGGTGTTCTTCCGCATTCTGGTGCCGCAGATGATTCGTCTGGCGATCCCCGGGTTCACCAATAACTGGCTGGTACTGACCAAGGCCACCGCGCTGATTTCCGTGGTCGGTCTGCAGGATATGATGTTCAAGGCCAAGCAGGCGGCCGATGCCACCCGCGAACCCTTCACTTTCTTTCTCGCAGTCGCGGCCATGTACCTGGTGATCACCAGCGTCTCGCTGCTGGTACTGCGCTACATCGAAAAACGTTACTCGGCCGGCGTAAGGGTGGCAGACCTATGA